A section of the Paralichthys olivaceus isolate ysfri-2021 chromosome 14, ASM2471397v2, whole genome shotgun sequence genome encodes:
- the edrf1 gene encoding erythroid differentiation-related factor 1 isoform X4 produces the protein MSSGDSEPGTPWDSVKEEPTGSGENSKHESAICSGNTEIKSCAVVKYSAAPPPTSYALLQEKTDLKLPPANWLRENPQLGSAGTTILGSSSKSKPFSSFGMAYEFIDCIGDDVDVVSDSENIKKLLKIPYSKSHVSMAVHRVGRTLLLDELDIQELFMRSSQTGDWTWLKEFYQRLIDEKWQRKKKSKEHWYQRAILSKFLYYSINGDGAAEPVPDNLNEGEVENEAEEFSSSWPTSFTSTPSDAEESDAAKQESVSLDSNFALGQVTSVLKEQNLPTLFNEGENSQGLRNDFVRNIMWTFEDIHMLVGSNMPIFGGGRYPAVSLRLRDNNKPINILTGIDYWLDNLMCNVPELVMCFHVNGIVQKYEMIKTEDIPHLENSNFSTRVVKDIAQNILSFLKSNCTKEGHTYWLFKASGSDIVKLYDLTTLCEEAEEGKCQNPFTLPVAVLLYRVASNLMLKARQNRKHYGTVRTLLLNCVKLLDQERHPQIIASAHYMLSELFQLDEPPEDGGESLRAGGSEDSYSDEDREEDEEAELTEDSDENGSYSNCSNPQDDSKAVAVIRSVGELSVPEKYKSTHQIRPSGAFPVSQDKEERCRHVLSYVLKGLKAVDGSIKKESDLPAADPNTPIPLKYEDRNAIGACASEKGISLLLERVGPMQGDQKHPTRSGMIPGSWQHHMKLQLFLKASKAYYVLSDAATNLLKYGRALRYIKLSLQCYDAYCSVSGTLHSQVLQFHSQCLSLCGDIQLMLAQNANNRAAYLEEYSYQTKEDQEILHSLHRESSCQAFNMATDLAMDPEYQLFVSSKCYEAAYELLVSEALKDQESDQLAQVLRRLGNIRNEMGVFYMNQAAAMQTEKEVKKSVSVAEQEMWKKSFSFFEKGLKDFEAIRDSTNSALLLCNTGRLMRICAQAHCAISVDQSRGEFSPEEALYYNKAIDYYLRAMRSLASRANHPAVWDSVNWELSTTYFTLATLLQDYAPLSRKAQEQIEREVTEAMMKSLKYCDIQTESARQPLYQYRAATIHHRLASMYHSCFRNQVGDEHLRKQHRSLAELHYSKAVCLFLSLKDAPCELLRTLLERVAFAEFTMAGQSSSGAKLKSLTGALEIMTETRQAFQLIHNELEEEQVELSEPHAADAAQSPDVATGPTSGLNLQEVMKLIGVFEPSFSFLLLQLIKLMTTMKRKPSNKDEELLKTYKNVYSKLLRAEKNAPLLSRVSVYIDLLQQLTPQTGSDDTSTPS, from the exons ATGAGCTCTGGGGACAGTGAGCCTGGGACCCCCTGGGACAGTGTGAAGGAGGAACCCACCGGCTCAGGTGaaaacagcaaacat gagTCAGCCATATGCTCAGGCAACACTGAAATTAAGAGCTGTGCCGTGGTCAAGTACTCAGCCGCCCCTCCTCCGACCAGCTATGCCTTGCTGCAGGAGAAGACTGACCTGAAGCTGCCTCCCGCCAACTGGCTGAGAGAAAACCCTCAGCTGGGCAGCGCGGGCACCACCATACTAGGCTCCAGCAGCAAGAGCAAGCCTTTTTCTAG tTTCGGGATGGCCTATGAATTCATTGATTGCATCGGGGACGATGTTGACGTGGTGTCAGACTCTGAG AACATCAAGAAGCTTTTGAAAATTCCCTACAGCAAGTCCCATGTCAGCATGGCTGTTCACCGCGTCGGGAGGACCCTGCTTTTGGATGAACTCGACATTCAAGAGCTCTTCATGAGGTCTTCTCAG aCCGGAGATTGGACGTGGCTGAAAGAGTTTTACCAGCGGCTAATAGATGAGAAGtggcagaggaaaaagaagagtaAAGAGCACTGGTATCAGAGAGCAATTCTGTCAAAGTTTCTCTACTACAG TATAAATGGTGATGGAGCTGCAGAGCCTGTACCAGACAACCTGAATGAAGGGGAGGTGGAGAACGAAGCAGAGGAGTTCAGTTCTTCATGGCCCACCTCGTTCACCAGCACGCCTTCTGACGCAGAAGAGTCAGATGCTGCCAAGCAG GAAAGTGTTTCTTTGGACAGCAACTTTGCTCTGGGCCAGGTGACATCTGTACTCAAAGAGCAGAACCTCCCAACTCTGTTCAATGAGGGGGAAAACAGTCAG GGTTTAAGAAACGACTTTGTTCGAAACATCATGTGGACGTTCGAGGATATCCACATGCTGGTCGGATCCAACATGCCTATTTTTGGAGGTGGTCGTTATCCTGCTGTCAGTCTGAGACTCAG ggaCAACAATAAACCAATCAACATTCTGACAGGTATCGATTACTGGCTCGACAATCTGATGTGCAATGTCCCAGAACTGGTCATGTGTTTTCACGTTAATGGCATTGTTCAG AAATATGAGATGATCAAGACAGAGGACATCCCTCATCTGGAGAACTCCAATTTCTCCACGAGGGTTGTGAAAGACATCGCCCAAAATATTCTTTCCTTCCTAAAGTCCAACTGCACCAAAGAGGGTCACACCTACTGGCTTTTTAAAG CCAGTGGGAGTGACATCGTGAAGCTTTATGATCTTACTACTCTGTGTGAGGAGGCTGAAGAAGGGAAATGTCAGAATCCCTTCACTCTCCCTGTGGCTGTGTTACTATACAG AGTGGCCAGCAACTTAATGCTGAAGGCAAgacaaaacaggaagcactACGGTACAGTCCGAACGCTGCTCTTAAACTGCGTCAAACTTCTGGATCAGGAGAGGCATCCGCAA ATCATCGCCTCAGCCCACTACATGCTGTCAGAGCTGTTCCAGCTCGATGAGCCCCCTGAGGACGGAGGAGAGTCGCTCCGGGCTGGCGGCTCCGAGGACAGCTACAGCGACGAAGACagggaggaagacgaggaggcaGAGTTGACGGAGGACAGTGATGAGAATGGCTCCTACAGCAACTGCTCCAACCCGCAGGATGATAGCAAGGCTGTGGCTGTTATTCGCTCTGTAGGGGAGCTGTCTGTGCCGGAGAAATACAAATCTACCCACCAGATCAGA CCAAGTGGTGCTTTCCCCGTTTCTCAAGACAAAGAGGAGAGATGTAGACACGTCCTGAGCTACGTACTAAAG GGCCTGAAGGCAGTGGATGGAAGCATTAAGAAGGAGAGCGACCTCCCAGCCGCAGACCCTAACACACCAATCCCTCTCAAATATGAAGACAGAAATGCTATTGGAGCCTGCGCCTCTGAGAAAGgcatctctcttcttcttgaGAGAG tggGGCCCATGCAGGGCGACCAGAAGCACCCGACGCGCTCGGGGATGATCCCTGGCTCGTGGCAGCACcacatgaagctgcagctcttccTCAAAGCCTCCAAGGCCTACTATGTCCTGTCTGATGCTGCCACCAACTTACTGAAGTATGGCCGAGCTTTGCGCTACATCAAGCTGTCTCTGCAGTGCTACG ATGCCTATTGCTCAGTGAGCGGTACGCTGCACTCACAGGTGCTGCAGTTTCATAGCCAGTGCCTGTCTCTGTGTGGAGACATCCAGCTGATGTTGGCCCAGAATGCCAACAACAGAGCCGCTTACCTTGAGGAGTACAGCTACCAGACCAAAGAGGACCAGGAGATCCTGCACAGCCTgcacagagagagcagctgcCAAG CCTTCAACATGGCAACAGACTTGGCGATGGACCCGGAGTACCAGCTGTTTGTCAGCAGTAAATGTTACGAGGCAGCATATGAACTGCTCGTCTCCGAGGCTTTGAAAGATCAGGAGTCAGATCAACTGGCTCAGGTGCTCAGACGTCTGGGAAACATCCGCAATGAGATGGGAGTGTTCTACATGAACCAGGCTGCAGCCATGCAGACTGAGAAAGAAG tAAAGAAGTCGGTGTCTGTAGCAGAACAGGAGATgtggaaaaaaagtttttccttCTTTGAGAAAGGTTTGAAGGACTTCGAAGCCATCAGGGACAGCACCAACTCAGCCTTGCTGTTGTGTAATACCGGCAGACTGATGAGAATCTGCGCTCAGGCTCACTGCGCCATCTCTGTCGACCAGAGCCGAGGGGAGTTCTCACCTGAAGAGGCACTCTACTACAACAAG GCCATAGACTACTACTTGAGGGCTATGAGGTCACTGGCAAGCCGAGCCAACCACCCAGCTGTGTGGGACAGTGTAAACTGGGAGCTGTCCACTACCTATTTCACCCTGGCTACACTTCTGCAGGACTACGCCCCACTGTCCAGGAAGGCCCAGGAGCAG ATTGAGCGAGAGGTGACAGAGGCAATGATGAAATCCCTGAAGTACTGTGACATCCAGACCGAGTCGGCTCGTCAGCCGCTCTACCAGTACAGAGCTGCCACCATCCACCACCGCCTGGCCTCTATGTACCACAGCTGCTTCCGCAACCAG GTGGGAGACGAACACTTGAGGAAGCAGCATCGGAGCCTGGCAGAGCTTCACTACAGCAAGGCTGTTTGTTTATTCCTCAGCCTCAAAGATGCACCCTGTGAGCTGCTCCGCACGCTCCTGGAGAGGGTGGCCTTTGCTGAGTTCACGATGGCAG GTCAGAGCAGCAGCGGGGCAAAGCTGAAGAGCCTGACTGGAGCTCTGGAGATCATGACAGAAACTCGTCAGGCTTTCCAGCTCATTCATAACGagttggaggaggagcaggtcgAG CTGAGTGAACCACACGCTGCGGACGCAGCTCAGTCTCCCGATGTGGCCACTGGTCCCACCTCAGGGCTGAACCTCCAGGAAGTGATGAAGTTAATCGGCGTGTTCGAGCCGAGCTTCtcattcctgctgctgcagctcatcaaACTGATGACGACGATGAAACGAAAGCCAAG CAATAAAGATGAGGAGCTGCTGAAAACATATAAGAATGTTTACTCCAAGCTGCTGCGAGCTGAAAAAAATGCACCTCTCCTCAGCCGGGTCAGCGTCTACATAGACCTGCTGCAGCAGCTAACCccgcaaacaggaagtgacgaCACAAGTACACCTTCATGA
- the edrf1 gene encoding erythroid differentiation-related factor 1 isoform X2, with protein MSSGDSEPGTPWDSVKEEPTGSGENSKHESAICSGNTEIKSCAVVKYSAAPPPTSYALLQEKTDLKLPPANWLRENPQLGSAGTTILGSSSKSKPFSSFGMAYEFIDCIGDDVDVVSDSENIKKLLKIPYSKSHVSMAVHRVGRTLLLDELDIQELFMRSSQTGDWTWLKEFYQRLIDEKWQRKKKSKEHWYQRAILSKFLYYSINGDGAAEPVPDNLNEGEVENEAEEFSSSWPTSFTSTPSDAEESDAAKQESVSLDSNFALGQVTSVLKEQNLPTLFNEGENSQGLRNDFVRNIMWTFEDIHMLVGSNMPIFGGGRYPAVSLRLRDNNKPINILTGIDYWLDNLMCNVPELVMCFHVNGIVQKYEMIKTEDIPHLENSNFSTRVVKDIAQNILSFLKSNCTKEGHTYWLFKASGSDIVKLYDLTTLCEEAEEGKCQNPFTLPVAVLLYRVASNLMLKARQNRKHYGTVRTLLLNCVKLLDQERHPQIIASAHYMLSELFQLDEPPEDGGESLRAGGSEDSYSDEDREEDEEAELTEDSDENGSYSNCSNPQDDSKAVAVIRSVGELSVPEKYKSTHQIRPSGAFPVSQDKEERCRHVLSYVLKGLKAVDGSIKKESDLPAADPNTPIPLKYEDRNAIGACASEKGISLLLERVGPMQGDQKHPTRSGMIPGSWQHHMKLQLFLKASKAYYVLSDAATNLLKYGRALRYIKLSLQCYDAYCSVSGTLHSQVLQFHSQCLSLCGDIQLMLAQNANNRAAYLEEYSYQTKEDQEILHSLHRESSCQAFNMATDLAMDPEYQLFVSSKCYEAAYELLVSEALKDQESDQLAQVLRRLGNIRNEMGVFYMNQAAAMQTEKEGLSVKKSVSVAEQEMWKKSFSFFEKGLKDFEAIRDSTNSALLLCNTGRLMRICAQAHCAISVDQSRGEFSPEEALYYNKAIDYYLRAMRSLASRANHPAVWDSVNWELSTTYFTLATLLQDYAPLSRKAQEQIEREVTEAMMKSLKYCDIQTESARQPLYQYRAATIHHRLASMYHSCFRNQVGDEHLRKQHRSLAELHYSKAVCLFLSLKDAPCELLRTLLERVAFAEFTMAGQSSSGAKLKSLTGALEIMTETRQAFQLIHNELEEEQVELSEPHAADAAQSPDVATGPTSGLNLQEVMKLIGVFEPSFSFLLLQLIKLMTTMKRKPSNKDEELLKTYKNVYSKLLRAEKNAPLLSRVSVYIDLLQQLTPQTGSDDTSTPS; from the exons ATGAGCTCTGGGGACAGTGAGCCTGGGACCCCCTGGGACAGTGTGAAGGAGGAACCCACCGGCTCAGGTGaaaacagcaaacat gagTCAGCCATATGCTCAGGCAACACTGAAATTAAGAGCTGTGCCGTGGTCAAGTACTCAGCCGCCCCTCCTCCGACCAGCTATGCCTTGCTGCAGGAGAAGACTGACCTGAAGCTGCCTCCCGCCAACTGGCTGAGAGAAAACCCTCAGCTGGGCAGCGCGGGCACCACCATACTAGGCTCCAGCAGCAAGAGCAAGCCTTTTTCTAG tTTCGGGATGGCCTATGAATTCATTGATTGCATCGGGGACGATGTTGACGTGGTGTCAGACTCTGAG AACATCAAGAAGCTTTTGAAAATTCCCTACAGCAAGTCCCATGTCAGCATGGCTGTTCACCGCGTCGGGAGGACCCTGCTTTTGGATGAACTCGACATTCAAGAGCTCTTCATGAGGTCTTCTCAG aCCGGAGATTGGACGTGGCTGAAAGAGTTTTACCAGCGGCTAATAGATGAGAAGtggcagaggaaaaagaagagtaAAGAGCACTGGTATCAGAGAGCAATTCTGTCAAAGTTTCTCTACTACAG TATAAATGGTGATGGAGCTGCAGAGCCTGTACCAGACAACCTGAATGAAGGGGAGGTGGAGAACGAAGCAGAGGAGTTCAGTTCTTCATGGCCCACCTCGTTCACCAGCACGCCTTCTGACGCAGAAGAGTCAGATGCTGCCAAGCAG GAAAGTGTTTCTTTGGACAGCAACTTTGCTCTGGGCCAGGTGACATCTGTACTCAAAGAGCAGAACCTCCCAACTCTGTTCAATGAGGGGGAAAACAGTCAG GGTTTAAGAAACGACTTTGTTCGAAACATCATGTGGACGTTCGAGGATATCCACATGCTGGTCGGATCCAACATGCCTATTTTTGGAGGTGGTCGTTATCCTGCTGTCAGTCTGAGACTCAG ggaCAACAATAAACCAATCAACATTCTGACAGGTATCGATTACTGGCTCGACAATCTGATGTGCAATGTCCCAGAACTGGTCATGTGTTTTCACGTTAATGGCATTGTTCAG AAATATGAGATGATCAAGACAGAGGACATCCCTCATCTGGAGAACTCCAATTTCTCCACGAGGGTTGTGAAAGACATCGCCCAAAATATTCTTTCCTTCCTAAAGTCCAACTGCACCAAAGAGGGTCACACCTACTGGCTTTTTAAAG CCAGTGGGAGTGACATCGTGAAGCTTTATGATCTTACTACTCTGTGTGAGGAGGCTGAAGAAGGGAAATGTCAGAATCCCTTCACTCTCCCTGTGGCTGTGTTACTATACAG AGTGGCCAGCAACTTAATGCTGAAGGCAAgacaaaacaggaagcactACGGTACAGTCCGAACGCTGCTCTTAAACTGCGTCAAACTTCTGGATCAGGAGAGGCATCCGCAA ATCATCGCCTCAGCCCACTACATGCTGTCAGAGCTGTTCCAGCTCGATGAGCCCCCTGAGGACGGAGGAGAGTCGCTCCGGGCTGGCGGCTCCGAGGACAGCTACAGCGACGAAGACagggaggaagacgaggaggcaGAGTTGACGGAGGACAGTGATGAGAATGGCTCCTACAGCAACTGCTCCAACCCGCAGGATGATAGCAAGGCTGTGGCTGTTATTCGCTCTGTAGGGGAGCTGTCTGTGCCGGAGAAATACAAATCTACCCACCAGATCAGA CCAAGTGGTGCTTTCCCCGTTTCTCAAGACAAAGAGGAGAGATGTAGACACGTCCTGAGCTACGTACTAAAG GGCCTGAAGGCAGTGGATGGAAGCATTAAGAAGGAGAGCGACCTCCCAGCCGCAGACCCTAACACACCAATCCCTCTCAAATATGAAGACAGAAATGCTATTGGAGCCTGCGCCTCTGAGAAAGgcatctctcttcttcttgaGAGAG tggGGCCCATGCAGGGCGACCAGAAGCACCCGACGCGCTCGGGGATGATCCCTGGCTCGTGGCAGCACcacatgaagctgcagctcttccTCAAAGCCTCCAAGGCCTACTATGTCCTGTCTGATGCTGCCACCAACTTACTGAAGTATGGCCGAGCTTTGCGCTACATCAAGCTGTCTCTGCAGTGCTACG ATGCCTATTGCTCAGTGAGCGGTACGCTGCACTCACAGGTGCTGCAGTTTCATAGCCAGTGCCTGTCTCTGTGTGGAGACATCCAGCTGATGTTGGCCCAGAATGCCAACAACAGAGCCGCTTACCTTGAGGAGTACAGCTACCAGACCAAAGAGGACCAGGAGATCCTGCACAGCCTgcacagagagagcagctgcCAAG CCTTCAACATGGCAACAGACTTGGCGATGGACCCGGAGTACCAGCTGTTTGTCAGCAGTAAATGTTACGAGGCAGCATATGAACTGCTCGTCTCCGAGGCTTTGAAAGATCAGGAGTCAGATCAACTGGCTCAGGTGCTCAGACGTCTGGGAAACATCCGCAATGAGATGGGAGTGTTCTACATGAACCAGGCTGCAGCCATGCAGACTGAGAAAGAAGGTTTGTCGG tAAAGAAGTCGGTGTCTGTAGCAGAACAGGAGATgtggaaaaaaagtttttccttCTTTGAGAAAGGTTTGAAGGACTTCGAAGCCATCAGGGACAGCACCAACTCAGCCTTGCTGTTGTGTAATACCGGCAGACTGATGAGAATCTGCGCTCAGGCTCACTGCGCCATCTCTGTCGACCAGAGCCGAGGGGAGTTCTCACCTGAAGAGGCACTCTACTACAACAAG GCCATAGACTACTACTTGAGGGCTATGAGGTCACTGGCAAGCCGAGCCAACCACCCAGCTGTGTGGGACAGTGTAAACTGGGAGCTGTCCACTACCTATTTCACCCTGGCTACACTTCTGCAGGACTACGCCCCACTGTCCAGGAAGGCCCAGGAGCAG ATTGAGCGAGAGGTGACAGAGGCAATGATGAAATCCCTGAAGTACTGTGACATCCAGACCGAGTCGGCTCGTCAGCCGCTCTACCAGTACAGAGCTGCCACCATCCACCACCGCCTGGCCTCTATGTACCACAGCTGCTTCCGCAACCAG GTGGGAGACGAACACTTGAGGAAGCAGCATCGGAGCCTGGCAGAGCTTCACTACAGCAAGGCTGTTTGTTTATTCCTCAGCCTCAAAGATGCACCCTGTGAGCTGCTCCGCACGCTCCTGGAGAGGGTGGCCTTTGCTGAGTTCACGATGGCAG GTCAGAGCAGCAGCGGGGCAAAGCTGAAGAGCCTGACTGGAGCTCTGGAGATCATGACAGAAACTCGTCAGGCTTTCCAGCTCATTCATAACGagttggaggaggagcaggtcgAG CTGAGTGAACCACACGCTGCGGACGCAGCTCAGTCTCCCGATGTGGCCACTGGTCCCACCTCAGGGCTGAACCTCCAGGAAGTGATGAAGTTAATCGGCGTGTTCGAGCCGAGCTTCtcattcctgctgctgcagctcatcaaACTGATGACGACGATGAAACGAAAGCCAAG CAATAAAGATGAGGAGCTGCTGAAAACATATAAGAATGTTTACTCCAAGCTGCTGCGAGCTGAAAAAAATGCACCTCTCCTCAGCCGGGTCAGCGTCTACATAGACCTGCTGCAGCAGCTAACCccgcaaacaggaagtgacgaCACAAGTACACCTTCATGA